Genomic window (Spirosoma sp. KCTC 42546):
TGTGGAATGTCACTTAGGATTACGAACAGTAATAGTACAATTCTCGAGAAGCTCATTTACACATAGTGGTTCGTTTTCTAAGACAGGTTCAGAAGAAATTAGTCACCAGGTCGGTTGGCGACCAACTATCTATCCAACCAGTTCCCAAGAGAAACCATTAGCTCTTAAAAACCATTAAAAGTTTATTAATCCGCTGTAATATTGACTGATAGCGCAACAGAAGATACGATTTCTCCGTACTAGATCATATATTCTATTAGGCAGTCCTTTCCCATGTCTCAACGTTTACGAATCAGTACGGGCAGGTTTATTCTTTTACTTCTGGTAGTATCCGTCAAGCTTCTATCAGCTCAACCCGTCCCCTACTCAGCTGCGCAACGCCAGCAGATTAATTTGCTTCGCCAGACGATTCAGAAAACTTACGATGCAAATTATAGTAGAGCCGTGTCGCTGGCGAAACAAGTAGGGCATCCGCTTCGGGTGGTGCGGTCAAACGGGCGTATAGTAGAAGTAGCGGGCGTCGATGAACATGGCAATTTATTGTTCAATGCAACCACAGCCACCATTGTAGGTAATACACAAGTTGCCAATGCAACCCGTACATCGTCACTCTATTCGGGTGGTAGCCTTGGCTTGAATTTATCGGGTAGCAGCGCATCTGTACAGAATAAACTGGGCATTTGGGATGGTGGAGCTGTTTTGGCTACGCATGTTGAAGTAAAGGGCCGCGTGACGCAGAATGACAAGGCCAGCACAACGGCGGCCGACGAAGAACACCCTACACATGTAGCCACCACCATGATTGGTGCAGGGATCAATCCATTGGCTCGCGGTATGTCTTTTGGGGCAAAACTACAGGCCTGGGACTATACGAGCGATGTTTCGGAAATGACAACAGCGGCACCGAATCTGCTGGTTTCCAATCACTCCTACGGAATATTAGCGGGTTACCAATATAACCCCGATCTAACCGGCTCAACACAATGGGAATGGTACGGCGATACCACTATCAGCCGGATGTATGATTATAAATTTGGGCTGTATGATTCGCGCACGCAGAGTTGGGATCAGGTTGCCAATGCAGCGCCTTATTACCTGATCGTCAAGTCGGCGGGAAATGACCACGGGGCCGATGGTTTCCCAGGGGCGGGTCAGTCGTACATTCTGGTTAATCACAACAAAAAAGTGAGTACCGTAGTCCGTGATACGCAAAATGGATACGATCAGATTTCAACCAATGGCGTGGCCAAAAACATTCTCTCGGTGGGGGCCGTCAATTATCCGCTTTACGGCTATAACCAACCCAGCGATGTTGTACTGGCCGATTTCAGTAGTTGGGGACCTACGGACGACGGTCGGATTAAACCCGATATTGTGGGGATTGGCGTTAATGTACTCTCGGCCAATTCCAGTAGCGATAGCGCCTATGTCAGTTTAAGCGGCACCTCTATGGCTTCTCCGAATGTAGCGGGGTCGGTACTCTTACTACAGGAGTATTATACTCAGCTCCATTCAGGCAGCTACATGCGATCATCTACCTTACGTGGTCTCGTTTTGCATACAGCCGATGAGGCCGGTACAACGCTCGGCCCCGATTACCGCTTTGGCTGGGGCTTACTTAATATGGAACGGGCCGCTCGTGTCATTGGCAACACCGATCAAAATCATTTACTAAGTGAACGAACCCTTACTCAGGGACAGCGTGATACAATTCAGGTTACCGCATCCGGGCGCGGGCAGTTAGTGGCAACCATTTGCTGGACTGATCCGGCAGGCACAACCTCCAATACCCTCAATGATCGAACGCCCAAACTCGTCAACGACCTCGACCTGCGCATCAGCGATGGCACTACCACGACTCAACCCTGGATATTAGACCCGAACAATCCAGCCAATGCCGCTACCCACGGTGATAATATTCGGGATAACATCGAGCAGGTGCTATTTACCAACACAATCCCCGGCAAGACATACACCTTAATCATTGGCCACAAGGGCAATATCAGCGGTAGCAAACAGGATTATGCGCTACTTGTCAGTGGCATTGGCGGAAAAACCTATTGCGAATCGAAACCAACCTCAACGGCCGATACGAAAATCAGCCGGGTACAACTGGGAAGTATTGACCAAACGGGTTCTACGGGTTGCACCGACTACACAGACTTTACTCAGGTAGCCACAACAATTCAGGCTGGGCAACAGATTCCACTGACGGTATCGCTAGGCACTTGTGGCGCTACGAAGAACGTGGTCGTAAAAGCCTTTGCAGACTGGAACCAGAACGGCAGTTTCGATGAGGCAGGCGAAACCCTGGCGACGTCGGCTGTACTGGCGAACTCGGCACAGTTTTCAACAACGCTAACGATTCCGACCAACGTACAGAATGGGCAACTTATCCGGTTTCGGCTCGTAGCTACCGAAACCGATAATTCTGCATCGGTAGCTGCCTGTGGGCTGTATGGCAATGGCGAAACCCAGGATTATCTGTTAAATGTGGTACAGACGCTCAACGATGTAGGCGCAACAGCGCTTATTTCTCCCGAGGCTACCTTCTGCGGTCAAACCAATACCGATATAACGGTCTCTGTAAAAGTACACAACTATGGAAGTGCCGATCAGGTTAATGTGCCGGTTAGCGTTAAACTCATCGATGCAGCTAACACCGAGTTAGCATCTCTAAGCGGTATTGTCTCTAAACTGCCCGCTTTTCGAGAGAGTCAAGTGACGCTGCAATTGCCAGCCAGTATTTCATTGGCTGCGGGCCAGACATACCGGTTTATACTGGCAACAAATCTTGGTACCGACCAGAATCCGGCGAACAATAGTGTTACGGAAACCCGGACAACGGCCCCTACCCCAGCCAACGGGTTGTTTGCAGCAACCCAATGTAGCAGTGATTCGGTTATATCACTTCACAATGCCGGGAGCGGAACGGCCTTTTGGTACGATGCGCCAACGGGCGGTAACCTGTTGGCAGCAGGGAATCAAACAACAGCGCCGAAATTGCCGACCAGTGGACAATTTTATGCCACGCTGAACGATTTTTCGGGTACAATTGGTCCTGCCAGTAAATCAGCATTTGGCGGGGGCACGTATAGCGGCAACTTCGGTCCATCTCCGCTTATTTCAACCACGGTTCCCTTAACCATTGAAAGTGCACGACTGTACATCGGGAATGCGGGTCAGCTAACGTTTACAGTTCGAAAATTAGATGAAACCGCCATATCAAGTGTTACACTTGATGTAACCCCAACCCGGGACCAAAGTCTAACCGCCACCACGAACAGCCAGTTGGTCGATGACCCGAATGATCAGGGTGCAGTATATCCACTTAATCTTCGTATTCCTGCCGCTGGCGATTATAAGATCACGATCGAGTACACAGGTGGAGCCTCTATTTTCCGGAGTAACGTATCGGTAGCGGGCTTTCCGTATCAGCTTAAAACCCAGACAGGTGCGCCTATTGTAACAATTAAAGGCTCATTGTTCAATACTGGAACAACGAATGATACCCTTAAAACGGCCTGGTATTATTTCTACAACATCAAGGTTCGATCTCTTGATTGCCCCAGTCTGCAACGAACCGCTGTTGTCCCTTCTACCGGCACCTCGCCAACGGCAACTATCACACCCAGTGGGTCGGTAAGTATTTGTCAGGGGTCGAGCATTACGTTACAGGCAAGTACAACGGACACAGGGGTATCGTATCAATGGTATCGGAATGGTGCGGCTATAGCGGGTGCCATAATTAGTACCTTTCAGGCTACTAC
Coding sequences:
- a CDS encoding S8 family serine peptidase: MSQRLRISTGRFILLLLVVSVKLLSAQPVPYSAAQRQQINLLRQTIQKTYDANYSRAVSLAKQVGHPLRVVRSNGRIVEVAGVDEHGNLLFNATTATIVGNTQVANATRTSSLYSGGSLGLNLSGSSASVQNKLGIWDGGAVLATHVEVKGRVTQNDKASTTAADEEHPTHVATTMIGAGINPLARGMSFGAKLQAWDYTSDVSEMTTAAPNLLVSNHSYGILAGYQYNPDLTGSTQWEWYGDTTISRMYDYKFGLYDSRTQSWDQVANAAPYYLIVKSAGNDHGADGFPGAGQSYILVNHNKKVSTVVRDTQNGYDQISTNGVAKNILSVGAVNYPLYGYNQPSDVVLADFSSWGPTDDGRIKPDIVGIGVNVLSANSSSDSAYVSLSGTSMASPNVAGSVLLLQEYYTQLHSGSYMRSSTLRGLVLHTADEAGTTLGPDYRFGWGLLNMERAARVIGNTDQNHLLSERTLTQGQRDTIQVTASGRGQLVATICWTDPAGTTSNTLNDRTPKLVNDLDLRISDGTTTTQPWILDPNNPANAATHGDNIRDNIEQVLFTNTIPGKTYTLIIGHKGNISGSKQDYALLVSGIGGKTYCESKPTSTADTKISRVQLGSIDQTGSTGCTDYTDFTQVATTIQAGQQIPLTVSLGTCGATKNVVVKAFADWNQNGSFDEAGETLATSAVLANSAQFSTTLTIPTNVQNGQLIRFRLVATETDNSASVAACGLYGNGETQDYLLNVVQTLNDVGATALISPEATFCGQTNTDITVSVKVHNYGSADQVNVPVSVKLIDAANTELASLSGIVSKLPAFRESQVTLQLPASISLAAGQTYRFILATNLGTDQNPANNSVTETRTTAPTPANGLFAATQCSSDSVISLHNAGSGTAFWYDAPTGGNLLAAGNQTTAPKLPTSGQFYATLNDFSGTIGPASKSAFGGGTYSGNFGPSPLISTTVPLTIESARLYIGNAGQLTFTVRKLDETAISSVTLDVTPTRDQSLTATTNSQLVDDPNDQGAVYPLNLRIPAAGDYKITIEYTGGASIFRSNVSVAGFPYQLKTQTGAPIVTIKGSLFNTGTTNDTLKTAWYYFYNIKVRSLDCPSLQRTAVVPSTGTSPTATITPSGSVSICQGSSITLQASTTDTGVSYQWYRNGAAIAGAIISTFQATTAGAYSLQVANNCPSVRSPAVTVSVNSAQSPIVTANGFTLSTNAVSNIQWLVDGVPITEATGTTYTVVKSGRYSVKGNVNGCGEAISNEVVLTILATEPVAGDDELLVYPNPATRQVTISLGVSSLLSQSPTLRLTDIQGRTVHTGTLQLDGKNYSTVVDVASLPGGTFFVIVEDERTQSVRVKRIHKQ